A single genomic interval of Coccidioides posadasii str. Silveira chromosome 1, complete sequence harbors:
- a CDS encoding uncharacterized protein (EggNog:ENOG410PN3K~COG:E) has product MAEKQGLSEKDKMLRGELYHAFTPDLEAERARCKSACDRFNNAGDVSRRRRVQLWRDIVQDERPMPPPAEDPVADARLFEDDPWVEAPIRTDYGYNVKLGKGVFVNFNCVIIDTCPITIGARTLLGPCVNLYSGTHPLDPALRNGTKGPELGSEIHIGEDCWIGGNVVILPGVTIGKGVTVGAGSVVTKDIPPFHVAAGNPARILRRIETAMADAQE; this is encoded by the exons ATGGCTGAGAAACAGGGCTTATCTGAAAAGGACAAGATGCTCCGGGGTGAGCTGTACCATGCTTTCACCCCGGATCTAGAGGCGGAGAGGGCGCGATGTAAAAGCGCTTGTGATAGATTCAACAATGCCGGCGATGTATCTCGACGACGACGGGTGCAGCTTTGGAGAGA CATCGTCCAAGATGAACGCCCCATGCCACCTCCGGCGGAAGATCCTGTAGCTGACGCTCGGCTCTTCGAAGATGATCCTTGGGTCGAGGCTCCCATTCGGACAGATTATGGGTACAACGTGAAGCTTGGAAAGGGTGTTTTTGTCAACTTCAATTGCGTGATAATCGACACCTGCCCGATAACAATTGGGGCTAGAACGCTGTTAGGGCCCTGTGTAAACCTCTATAGTGGAACTCACCCCCTGGACCCGGCACTCAGGAATGGAACGAAAGGGCCAGAGCTAGGAAGTGAAATCCATATCGGGGAAGATTGCTGGATCGGAGGTAATGTGGTCATTTTGCCCGGAGTCACCATTGGAAAAGGGGTCACAGTTGGGGCTGGCAGTGTTGTTACTAAG GACATCCCGCCCTTTCATGTTGCAGCTGGAAATCCTGCAAGAATTCTCCGCCGTATAGAAACCGCGATGGCGGACGCCCAAGAATAG
- a CDS encoding uncharacterized protein (EggNog:ENOG410PQYI~COG:S~TransMembrane:3 (o40-61i68-95o107-129i)) gives MFVPGDYSVPPFPSLYTPLGPSRDEAKYLVFTGDMWRFTLFWTLILYSGVHIAAAACVVITQWHSWKVIWAVPVFYILIAGLEGLLAGSVVGLLIGAVYEAGNLKMITWLPFIWGCINTLVLILSGFSIQGGL, from the exons ATGTTTGTACCGGGCGATTATAGCGTTCCGCCGTTTCCTTCTCTCTATACTCCCCTCGGCCCCTCCCGCGATGAAGCCAAATACCTGGTGTTTACTGGCGATATGTGGCGGTTTACGCTCTTCTGGACACTGATACTCTACTCCGGTGTTCATATCGCCGCAGCCGCATGTGTCGTGATAACACAATGGCATAGTTGGAAGGTTATATGGGCAGTACCTGTCTTTTATATTCTGATTGCTGGTCTGGAGGGTTTGTTAGCAGGGAGTGTTGTGGGGCTACT CATCGGAGCCGTCTATGAGGCTGGGAACCTCAAAATGATCACCTGGCTACCGTTCATATGGGGCTGCATCAACACCTTAGTTCTAATCTTATCCGGTTTCTCCATACAAGGTGGACTTTAG
- a CDS encoding uncharacterized protein (EggNog:ENOG410PJHF~COG:O~TransMembrane:6 (i66-86o92-109i116-134o154-178i212-229o235-253i)~BUSCO:11963at33183) codes for MDSVASFSSRFSPLDEFPTPGLDGQPRPDYRPYRPTANGPTKSRVIDPAYLPGGEKSLSGISIRSFLLGQAAGTCVVLTVLLYTFSNPLWRVPFFVTSLALFHFLEYYITARYNNLFATVTAFLLTQNGAAYNIAHGSAVAECLLAHLFLPDGYFEWTAAIFGGIKYQVLVGLVLMVVGQIVRSLAMAQAGVSFTHTIQHHRREEHSLVKEGIYSIFRHPSYFGFFWWGLGTQVVLGNAVCFLGYAAVLWEFFSSRIRKEEMLLIKFFGKEYVEYRSKTWVGIPGIR; via the exons ATGGACTCAGTAGCGTCTTTTTCTTCTAGATTTTCTCCATTGGATGAGTTTCCCACACCAGGGCTTGACGGGCAACCCCGTCCGGATTACCGACCTTACCGCCCGACCGCGAATGGTCCAACTAAGTCTCGAGTTATCGACCCCGCATATCTTCCAGGCGGAGAAAAGTCCCTCTCCGGTATCTCCATTCGTTCGTTTCTCCTTGGCCAGGCTGCAGGCACTTGTGTCGTCCTCACCGTGTTACTTTACACATTTTCCAATCCATTATGGCGCGTTCCTTTCTTCGTCACATCGTTGGCCCTATTCCACTTTCTTGAATACTATATCACTGCCCGTTATAACAACTTGTTCGCAACGGTCACCGCTTTTCTCTTGACTCAAAACGGAGCCGCCTATAATATCGCCCATGGGTCTGCAGTTGCAGAGTGCCTGCTTGCTCATCTATTCCTCCCCGACGGCTATTTTGAATGGACGGCTGCGATATTTGGTGGCATAAAATATCAGGTGTTGGTGGGACTGGTGTTGATGGTAGTTGGCCAAATTGTTCGGTCATTGGCGATGGCACAGGCAGGCGTTAGTTTCACTCATACTATTCAGCATCATCGCAGGGAGGAGCATAGCTTGGTGAAGGAAGGGATTTACAGCATTTTCCGACATCCAAGCTACTTCGGATTCTTCTGGTGGGGTTTGGGGACGCAAGTGGTGTTGGGAAATGCTGTATGCTTTCTAGGTTATGCCGCTGTGCTCTGGGAGTTCTTTTCTTCTCGGATTCGAA AGGAGGAGATGCTATTAATCAAGTTCTTTGGTAAAGAATACGTTGAGTATCGAAGCAAAACCTGGGTTGGAATTCCAGGCATACGCTGA
- a CDS encoding uncharacterized protein (EggNog:ENOG410PFSP~COG:U~BUSCO:3807at33183) → MGTERSLATLLRSLQTASVPEDAYRLLPSATGLLSLLKNPLNVSLLSSQLLCCPALWEGQVDLQTCRRLIGVFNSAAFTIVQHESSSNPKPPYLQRRGLEREEWLKAVVNGADDKSPRWRHLLLIGGVLLGFEGQNRQGLSLHWRKKLESALIKGLQLSLAELEENPKVAAHANVLVLNYTFELLSDWERSQIDYDILLPILVDSAFFSEEGLSSGYFLGAIDQDVREIGNKKFAWVESSPTFCQVNTILSRPLITSLGPLSRLIAHSVDNASNQALIAELVDLLLEYSRTALVQWRQNKLSEVDMSEEAEFLDEITLKSTLPTLWRLLKTSLFSMVIVLRAAMGRVLNDPVLAADRYAPYLASKTLQILRNLFFITSRLGHNSSSQLVFVNLTSLDILSQYPALAQEFLENIRPSDNGQIPAHPVDRCLDLFFLNTAEHFTLILTPDVNERLLVSAALPYLAAGGNNNLLEIFEAAHSVVLAVLAAPKSADMAAKHLPYYVDTLFNVFPQNLSARQFRLAFKTILQITAPPSPLANSQPLLPSILLQLLYDRALTGPTTPLPHPTSAVDSTSTEEPLLSEQAVLTLTIIDCLCYLRVDTLEEWLNLAAHLISQIEDRTMRSTCQERLWDALSSGEMDVERAYFCVTWWSTRGGREKVLFGAEEDVQVPYMSGALGTGEPEPRENKL, encoded by the exons ATGGGTACTGAGAGATCTCTCGCAACGCTCCTGCGATCCCTGCAGACTGCTTCCGTGCCTGAAGATGCGTACAG ATTATTACCGTCAGCAACCGGCCTCTTGTCCCTTCTTAAGAATCCCCTGAACGTATCGCTGTTGTCGTCGCAACTACTCTGCTGTCCGGCTTTGTGGGAAGGGCAGGTCGATCTCCAGACCTGTCGCAGGCTGATTGGAGTCTTCAATAGCGCAGCGTTTACAATCGTACAACATGAATCGTCCAGTAACCCAAAACCACCATATCTCCAGCGGCGCGGGCTTGAGCGAGAAGAATGGTTGAAGGCCGTGGTCAACGGCGCAGATGACAAGTCCCCACGTTGGAGACATCTCCTCCTCATTGGCGGAGTGTTGCTGGGCTTCGAAGGCCAGAATCGCCAGGGTTTGTCGTTGCACTGGAGAAAGAAACTTGAATCGGCACTGATCAAGGGGCTACAACTTTCGTTGGCAGAACTGGAAGAAAATCCGAAGGTAGCGGCACACGCCAATGTCCTAGTCTTAAACTATACATTTGAGTTGCTGTCCGATTGGGAGCGAAGCCAGATCGATTACGATATCCTTCTTCCTATCCTAGTTGACTCCGCCTTTTTCTCCGAAGAAGGTCTTAGCTCAGGATATTTTCTAGGCGCCATCGACCAGGACGTTCGCGAGATCGGTAATAAGAAGTTTGCCTGGGTCGAAAGTTCACCGACTTTCTGTCAGGTTAATACCATCCTATCGAGGCCGCTTATTACCTCTCTTGGTCCACTCTCCCGTTTGATAGCGCATTCTGTCGATAATGCCAGTAATCAGGCTCTAATCGCAGAATTGGTGGACCTTTTACTTGAATATTCTCGCACCGCTCTTGTCCAATGGCGTCAGAATAAGTTATCGGAGGTTGACATGTCAGAAGAGGCCGAATTCTTGGATGAAATCACCCTGAAATCAACACTGCCTACGCTGTGGCGGCTCTTGAAGACCTCTTTGTTTTCTATGGTCATTGTGCTCCGAGCTGCCATGGGCAGAGTGCTAAACGACCCGGTGTTAGCCGCTGATAGAT ATGCGCCTTACCTCGCCTCCAAAACTCTCCAAATTCTCcgaaatctctttttcatAACGAGCCGATTAGGGCATAACTCGTCTTCCCAGCTCGTTTTTGTTAACCTCACCTCCCTTGACATCCTGTCACAATATCCCGCACTCGCACAAGAATTCTTAGAAAATATTCGACCCTCAGACAATGGTCAAATTCCGGCTCATCCAGTGGACAGGTGTCTggatttatttttcttgaaTACTGCCGAACATTTCACGCTTATCCTCACTCCGGATGTCAATGAACGTTTATTAGTATCTGCAGCGCTGCCTTATCTCGCAGCTGGCGGTAATAACAACCTCCTAGAGATCTTCGAAGCTGCTCACAGCGTCGTTCTAGCCGTCCTTGCGGCGCCAAAAAGCGCCGATATGGCAGCTAAACATCTGCCATACTACGTTGATACCCTGTTTAAT GTCTTCCCTCAGAACCTCTCTGCGAGACAATTCAGACTTGCATTTAAAACAATCCTTCAGATCACCGCCCCTCCTTCACCATTAGCAAATAGCCAACCCTTACTCCCGTCAATCCTTCTGCAGCTTCTCTACGACAGGGCATTAACGGGCCCAACGACTCCTCTCCCTCACCCAACTTCCGCAGTTGATTCCACATCCACCGAGGAACCCCTTCTCTCCGAACAAGCGGTCCTTACACTAACTATAATTGACTGTTTATGCTACCTTCGGGTTGACACACTAGAAGAATGGCTTAATCTCGCTGCCCATTTGATAAGCCAAATTGAAGACCGTACCATGCGAAGCACGTGTCAAGAAAGGCTTTGGGACGCGCTGAGCAGTGGGGAGATGGATGTTGAGAGGGCCTACTTTTGCGTTACGTGGTGGAGTACGagaggagggagagagaaggTACTTTTTGGAGCAGAGGAAGATGTCCAAGTTCCATACATGAGCGGAGCCCTAGGCACTGGGGAGCCTGAACCAAGGGAAAACAAGCTGTGA
- a CDS encoding uncharacterized protein (EggNog:ENOG410PPTA~COG:J) yields MRAHSLSSTSYTQKRLALNHSVKWKCAVLDTARCEYQGLTCLRLLTPVGEHRHEIDPSRGRRWKKRKRKRSSSLGIQTRASVTPIPPDISKHLTVGFNSTARALETMCKVPSAAINEPLSEMATEKIDRKQAGKPSKLVAVFVCRSILPVSLLAPLSSLVASASQTLPPEQKIRLVCLPKGSETQLSAAVGVPRVCIVGVAQCSSASILVEYVRHNVPAVEFSGMVGS; encoded by the exons ATGCGTGCCCATTCCCTATCATCCACATCATACACCCAGAAAAGACTTGCATTGAATCACTCCGTCAAATGGAAATGTGCTGTTCTGGACACAGCAAGGTGCGAATATCAGGGGCTGACTTGTCTCAGGTTGCTTACCCCTGTGGGTGAACATCGGCATGAAATTGACCCCTCACGGGGTCGCCGCTGGAAGAAGCGGAAGCGCAAGAGGAGCTCGTCCCTGGGAATCCAGACCAGGGCTTCTGTGACGCCCATTCCACCGGACATATCAAAGCACCTTACGGTGGGCTTCAATTCTACAGCTCGAGCTCTTGAAACAATGTGCAAAGTCCCATCTGCTGCTATAAACGAACCTCTTTCTGAAATGGCAACTGAGAAAATAGACCGCAAGCAAGCCGGAAAACCAAGCAAGCTTGTTGCTGTGTTTGTCTGCCGTTCCATTTTACCTGTCAGCCTCCTTGCCCCTTTGTCTTCTCTCGTTGCATCCGCATCCCAGACGCTACCCCCTGAGCAGAAAATTAGGCTGGTGTGCCTACCGAAAGGCTCAGAGACACAGTTGTCCGCAGCTGTGGGTGTTCCCAGAGTATGCATTGTTGGTGTCGCTCAATGCTCTTCTGCCTCAATTCTAGTAGAGTATGTTCGGCACAATGTACCCGCAGTGGAATTTTCCGGCATG GTTGGTTCTTGA